GAGCGGGCTTGGCTGCCGGTCACCGGCTGGCGGCAGGCCTTCAAATGCGACCGGTATACCAAGCCACGACGAAGCCGATCACGGCGAGCGCCAGGCCGAGGAACAGGATCAGGGTTTCGCGCATGAGTTGCCAGTTCTCTGGGTTGATCGCCGCCTCCCCCGGGGAATCGGGCGGCTCACCCACCAGGAAAACCTTCTTAAGGGACTCGACGATCACCCGCCAGACCTTCTTCATGCTCGCTCTCCTCACCATGGGGGCTCCAGGATTCGACCCGCAGCCGACCGTGTGCTGTCATCTTTTGTCGAACCCCGTCGATGGAAGACACTTCGGTGTCCCGAAGTGGATCCCTGTAGCCACAGCGGCTACAAAAGCCCGGGCCGTTGGAAGATCCCGCAGGCGGCGTGAGGGCGGGCGATGTTGGCGTGTGGTGAGGGCAGCGGCGCGGTGGTGAGGACAGTGGCAAACCGTGGCAAGGGGGCTGGGCTCGCGGGCCCACAAAAGGGACGGTGCCCCTTCAGGCCCGTCCCTCGAAGCGGGTGCCGTCTGTTTCTTGCGAGGCCTGCCGGGCTCTTTCGGCGCTTTGCTGCAACCACTCGCCAATAGCCCGAGCAGGTTCTGCTGGCAGAAACACTCGTGCAACGACGGTACGCCGCAGGCGGTCGGGTTTCTTCGCTTCCTCCCTTGCCGTTCCGTCTTCGTAAATCGTCACGGTTCCCTCGGTCGGCTGGGCCCAGCTTTCAACGTAGAAATTGACCACCACTTCCCCGCGCGGTCCCACCCCACCGTAGGCGCCATGGGCGTAGATGACTGGTGCAAGGCCCTCGTTTTCCAGAACGAATCTGAGTTCGGCTACCTTTCTCTCACGAGCGGATTCGGCCACTGTATATCACGCCTCCATGTCCATAGTCCGTAATACTCTTGGTCCGAAAGTAAACAGGCCGGCTAGATGTAGTTTCTGGTGTCGATTCGAAGTGAATATACGTTCGCGGCGCAGACTCCCGACCAATGTTGTAATGGAGCGCGTTTACGATCTGAGAGTTCAGGCTGATCCGGTTTCGCTTCGCCATCAGCGCCAAGCGACGATGCAGCGTCGGCGGCATTCTTAGCAGGACTTTTCCGCTATAGTTTTCGACGGTACTCGGCTCGGGAATCTCCTGCCCACGCTGTTTGGCCGATTCGATCCAGGCGTCAATCATTTCGGCCAGCGTTTCGATCAGTTCGTCGAGTGTTTCACCGGCCGCAGCGCATCCGGGGAGGTCGGGCACCTCCGCTTCCCAATACACGCTACCGTCCTCTTCTTCCACCTGTTCCACAATGAACGGATAGCGTATACGGATTTGCTTACTCATCAACCGTCCCTCCCCATTCCTCGAGCCATTCTTGTGGAATCAAATCATAGATGAGTTCGGCAAACTGTCGAACATAAACTCTCTTGATTTGCCTGGTTGTTGGAATCGTCACCTCGCCGAACCGGTTCGGACGGTAAAAAGCCATTGCATGTTTGGATAACTCACGGTACTGAACTTCGGGCGCGAAATAGTTTGCCACGGCGACAAGCTCCTCAAGGCGGGTGATGGCCTGAGGGTTCCGAAGCATCTTAAGGACCAGCTTCTTCACCCTCATGGGGGCCATCCCGCAACCCTAGTATAGTGCGCCAGTATCATATGTGATACCACGGCTGGCCTGGTTCTCCTTCCCACAGCAGCCCCGCGCGCAAGGGTTCTCGAGTCGTAACCCGCAGGCCGCGCACAATGGGTCCCCAAGGCCGCAGCCACCGCGTCAGAAATGCAGCCGGAAGAACAGGCCCTCGTCCCGCATTCCCACCGCACGGTAGAGCTGGTGGGCCACCTTGCGGTGGTGGCCGGATTCCAGGGTGATGCTCCAGCAGTTGCGCTCCCGGGCCAGTTCCATGCCGCGCTGGAGCAGGGCCTTGCCGATGCCCAAGCCGCGGGCCGATTCCGTGACGATCAGGTCGGGAATCCAGGCCTGGGGCCGCAGCTGATTCAGCCGGTCGCGGAACTCCAGGGACATGAAGCCGACCACGCGCCCGTCCAGTTCGGCCACCAGGGAGGCCGTGTCGGGGCGGTGCAGGTGGCGCAGGTAGACCTCCCGCGCCGCCGCCTCGGCCTCGGGGGGCACGGCGGGGCGGCCCAGTTCCTCCAGCAGGCGGGTGACGGCCTCAAAGTCACGGGGCTCGGCCGGGCGGACGGTCACCCGGGTGCCCTGCGGCGGCTTCGACGGCATCGAATTGACGGCCATGCTGCCATCCCTCCGTTGTTTTCTGGGCCCGGCATCGCGGGGGCGCCCCACCAGCGGGGGCGCTCCGCCGGCATGCCTGTGGCACGCGTCCGAGCTTGCGGCGGCAGCCCGCGCCTACGGCACTCATCCGCCTTCGAACCCGCGCCTCAGCTGCTCTCACCGCCGCCCTCGCCGGCAAGGGCGGCCCGGTACGCTTCCACCGGGTCGCCGGGCGGGTTCCACCCAAAGTGCCGCAGGGTGGCCGTCAGGGTCCGGACGAAGCGCTCGCCCTTCTCGGGCCGGGCGTTCTCGCCCATGTGGCCGGCACGCCAGATGCGCCCGGCGGCGTCGCCCCAGCTGCCGGCCATGAGGACGCTGTGTTCTTCCCACATGAAGCGGCGGATCTCCTGTTCCCGCGGGCGCAGGGCGCCGGGGATGAGCCAGGCGGTGACGGAGCGGGCGGCGGCCTGCGGCGCGGGGTACAGCTCGAGGCCGGCCGCCTCCCCAGCGGCCCGGATGGCGCGGGCCAGCCGCTGGTGCCGGGCCAAGCGTGCCGCCTCGCCTTCTTCCAGGGCGGCGGCGACGGCCGCGTAGAGGGCGTAGACATCGGAGGTCGAGGGGGTGTAGGGGAACTCGCCCTTGTCCAGCCAGAGGTCCTTCCACAGCCGCAGGTTCAGGTAGACGCCGCGGATGGGCGTCCGGCGGCGGGCCATGGCCTCCCAGGCGGCGGGGCTCACGCTCAGGAACGCCAGGCCGGGCGGCGCGGAGAGGGCCTTCTGCGAGCCGCCCAGGACCACGTCGGCGTGCCAGGCGTCGACCTCCAGGGGCTCGGCGGCGATGGCGGAGACGCTGTCCACCACCGTCAGGATGCCGTGCTCGTGGAGCACGGGCAGGATCCGGTCCACGGGGTTGGTGAGCCCGGTGGGCGTCTCGCAGTGGACCAGCGTGGCCACCTTGAAGGGCTTCTGGTCCCGGAGGAACCGGCGCAGGGCGTCCGGATCCAGGGGCTGGCGGTCGGGGGCCTCGAAGACGGTGACCTCGGCGCCGTAGTCCCGGGCGAAGTCGGCGAAGCCGTGACCGTAGAGGCCGTTGGCCAGGGCGAGGACGCGGTCGCCGGGTTCGACCAGCGAGGCGATGGCGGCCTCCAGGCCCAGCAGGCCTTCGCCGGCCAGGATCAGCACGTCGCTCCGGGTGTGCAGGAGCTCCTGCAGCCCGGCGCAGGTGGCGCGGTAGAGGGCGGCGAAGTCCGGGTCGAGGTCCGAGTTGGCCACGGGCAGGGCCATGGCCTCCCGGACGCGGGGCGAGACCTCCGTGGGGCCGGGGGTGAAGACGAGCCGCTCTTCCAGGCGGCGGGCGAAGGCGAGCAGGTTCGGGTCCATGGCGAGCCCTCCTTGTCCTGGCCCCGGCGGGGCGGGAGAGGATCCGGCCCCCGGGGCCGGTCCGGTGGTCCCCATCGAACCCATGTTAGCGCAGAAGATGGGTTGCGGGGGGTATGGGCGCCAGAGCGCGGGGGACTGGCCCCGGGGGGCTTGGGGGCGGCGACTTGCCGGGCCCGTTCCAGGACGTGCCCGGTCCGATCAGGAGGTGCCGGGCCGGCTCAAGGACATGTCCGGTCTGCTCAGGGACTTGTCCGGTCCGATCAAGGGGCCGTCTGACCTGCCCGGTCCCTGCGGCTGGCCCGGCTCGTTCGGTCGCGGGGGAGGTGAGGGGGATGCGGCGCTGGCTGGCGTGTGAGAGCGGGTGGTACTGGCTTTACGCGGCGGCGGCTGCGGGGGTCATCCTGCTGCTGTTGTCCTAACATGTGTCCTAACATGCCACGTTCCTGCACCATGGGGTGTTCCGCGCGCAAGGGGAAGGGCGCACCGGGGAGCCGGGAGATCTCGGGTCCGTGATCCAACCGGGTTCAGGGCGCCGGCGGCCGGTTCGTCCTCGATCCCGCGCCCCTGTGACGGTGAGAGGGGTGGTGCGGCGGTGACGACCTTCGACCGGCTGGCATCCCGGGTGTTCGATCTCTACGAGCGCCAGCAATACCGGCAGGCCCTGGATCTCCTTGACAGGGAGGGGGCCGCTCACCCGGAACAGGCCTGGCACATCGGGTATTGGCGGGTTTGTCTGCTGACGCGCCTGAGCGACGGGGAGGCCGCGTTGACCCATTTGGAGCAACTGCTCGACCAGGGCCTGTGGATTCCCGTGACATGGTTGCGCACCGACCCCGACCTGGCCGGGCTTCAGGGCCACCCGCGCTTCGAGCGGGCGGTGGCGGTGTGCGAGCAACGTCAGATCGAAGCGCAACGAATGGTCGTGCTGCGGCGCGTCCTCCTGTGCCCCGAGGGAACCGCTCTACGTCCCGAAGATGCCGCGCTGAGCCAGGGCAGCGGGTCCGCCCCGCCGGGCAGGAGTTCCGCTCCGGTCCTCATCGCGCTGCACGGCAACGCCGAGAACGCCGCCAGGGCGGCGGGTTGCTGGCGCTTCGTGGCCTCCCGGGGATGGGCCCTTCTGGTCCCCCAGTCGACCCAGGTCATGGGTCCGGATGCCTATCACTGGGACGATCTCGACCGAGGTGCACAGGATGTCCTGTACCATTACCGGTCGATGCTCGACGATGCGGCTGCACCGGGGACTTCCCTCGATCCCGAGCGGCTGGTGCTGGCGGGGTTCTCCCGAGGTGCAGCCCTTGCCCTCCACCTCGCCCTGTCGGGGGTCCTGCCTGCCCGGGGTGTCATCGCCCTTGCGCCTCACCTGAGGGATTGGAGCTACATGGAAGGACTTCTGGAGCCAAGCCCTCGCAACCCACGCCTCCGGGCCTACTTCTGGGCCGGGTCTCGGGACGAACGGGCCGTCCGCATGATTGAGGACGTGACCAGGTGGATGGAGGCGGCGGGCCTCACGGTACAGGTCGAGATCGTCCAGGGGGACGGGCACTTCTATCCACCCGATCTGGAGGCGCGCATCGGACCGCTGCTCGCCACATGGCGGTAAAAAAGACCTGGCCCTTTTCCGGCTGGCAGGGGACCTGGGAGCAGGGACCGCGACCTCAGGCCCGTGAGTCGAACACGTCAAGGAGTGCACCCGCACCCGAGCATGGACAGGAACAGCAACGGGAACCGGAACCCGAACCCGAACCCAAACCCAAACCCAAACCCAAACCCGAACCCGAACCGGAACCAGAATCCGAACCCTGGATGAACCCGGCTAGGGGGCCCGCGAAGAACCCCTGGCGCGAAGGACCCCCGGGAAGGGTGACCCGCCGTAGGCCCGGGGAAGGGGCGCCCGGTGAAGGTAACGAATCGTAACGGGTGCTGCAACCTTCGACCAGTGCAGCGGGCCGCGGGGCGCTCCCCGCCGGCCCGTGAGGAGGTATTTCCCTTGGCAGGCCTGGACTACTACCGCGTCGCCGACCTCTTCTCCCCCGAGGAGCGCCTGATCCAGGAGGAGGCCCGCCGCTTCCTGGAGGCCGAGGCGGCGCCCCACATCGCCCGCTGGTGGGAGGAGGGGACCTTCCCCCGCCACCTGATCCCCCGCTTCGGGGAGCTCGGGTTCCTCGGGTCGAACCTGCCCGAAGAGTACGGCGGTGCCGGGGCCGGCAACGTGGCCTACGGCCTCATCATGTACGAACTGGAGCGCATCGACTCGGGCCTGCGCAGCTTCGTCAGCGTGCAGAGCTCGCTGGTGATGTACCCCATCTACCGCTACGGCTCCGAGGAACAGAAGCGGGAGTACCTGCCCCGGCTGGCGCGGGGGGAGATCGTCGGCTGCTTCGGGCTGACGGAGCCCGACGGCGGCTCGGACCCCGGCTCCATGAAGACCCGGGCGCGGAAGGACGGTTCGTCCTACGTGATCACCGGGCGCAAGATGTGGATCACCAACGGCAACATCGCCGACATCGCCGTGATCTGGGCCCGGGACGACGAGGGCGTGATCCGGGGCTTCATTGTGCCCACGGACACCCCGGGCTTCCGGGCGCGGGAGATCCAGCACAAGATGAGCCTCCGGGCTTCGGTGACCTCGGAGCTCATTCTCGATGAGGTACGGGTCGACGCCGCCCAGATGCTGCCCGAGGCCCGGGGCCTGGGCGCCGCCCTGAGCTGCCTGACCCAGGCCCGGTACGGCATCACCTGGGGCGCGGCGGGGGTGATCGACGCCGTCTTCCACGAGGCGCTGGAGTTCGCCCGGCACCGGGTCACCTTCGGCCGGCCCATCGCCGAGCGGCAGCTGGTGCAGGCCAAGCTGGTGGAGATGGTCCAGGCCCACACCCAGGCGCTCCTCATGTCCTGGCGGCTCGGCAAGCTCAAGGACGAGGACAAGCTGACCTACGCCCAGGTGTCCCTGGCCAAGCGCAGCAACGTGCGGGCGGCGCTGCAGGCGGCCCGCTCGGCCCGCGAGATCCTGGGCGGCAGCGGCATCACCCTGGAGTACGCGGCGATCCGCCACATGCTGAACCTGGAGACGGTGGACACCTACGAGGGCACCTACGACATCCACACGCTGATCGTGGGGCGCGACGTGACGGGCCTGGGGGCCTTCTGAGGCTGGGCCTTCTGAGGCTGGATGGAAGTGCGAGCTGCCGGTGATGGCCCGGCAGGGCGGAGGCGCGTTGGTCAAATGCCGGCGGCGGTCACTCGTCCCCGATGAGGCCGAAACTGCCTTCCCAGCGCCGGATCAGGCCGATGGGGCAGCGGCGGTCGCCCTGGCCCAGGGGGTTGTCCCGCAGGATGGCCAGCAGGAGCCGCCAGGGGAAGGGGTGGGAGCTGGCCCGGATGGTGCCGCCGTTGTCATTGATGTCCACGATGTGCACCGGCGCGCCCAGGGCTGCGGCCAGCTCGCGGGCAATGGCCAGGGCCTCGGCCCGGCGCAGGGGGGGCAGCACGTAGCCCTCGTACGGGCTTCCCGCCCGCATGCCGTCCAAGGATCGGGCCCCGGGGCCCGCCACGTGGTAGAACACGCCCCGGATGCCCAGGGGGCGGGTGAGGGCCGCCGCCGCGGCCGCCGCCAGGATGCGGAGCCGGCCCGTCTCCTCGATGGCCACCTGCATCTTGTGGGGGATGGAGAGGCCCTGGCCCCACCCGGTGGGGCGGACGTAGCGGGCCAGCAGGGTGGCCATCCGGCCGGGCTGGACCTGGTGGGCCGGGACCATCCGGCCGCGCACGGCGATGACGGCGGTCTCGCTGATGATGGCGTGGTCGCCCGGCCGCAGGTGCGGTGCCAGGTAGCGGCGCAGGGTGGCGGCCAGGTCTTCCCCGCGCTCGAACCAGTGGGTCCGGATCACCACCCGCTCAAAGGCGTGGGGACCGACCCGCACCCGGGTGATGAACACTTCGCCCGGGGCGGCGGCCAGCGGCCCGGTCTCCGCGGGGCCGGTTCCGGTGTGCCCCGCGGGCGCAGGTTCCTCCCGGGCACCGGCAGGGCCGCCGGTACCGGCGGTTTCGGGCTCGCGGCCAGGATCCCGCACGGGCTGGGCCGGCGTTTCCGGCTCCGGGCGCGGGTACACCGCCGGTTCGACCACTTCGGTGGGTGCCACGATGGTGTCGGGCTCCTCCCGCGGCCAGCGGTCGGGTTCCACGTCGGGCCGCGGCAGGGTGGCGGGCTCGTGCCCCGGGAAGGTGAAGGGTTCACCGGGGAGGCGGCTCTGGGGGACGGTCGCGGTGCCCCTGGCCGCGATGGGGGCGCCGGGACCGCCGGCAGCCGGACGCCTGCCGGGTTCATCCATTGTACGGGCCGTGCTACCCGTGGGTTCGCTGCGCAAGCTCGTTGACCTCCCCCGCCGGTGGCGAAGACCTCCTGCCGGGGGCGCGAGGGGGTGCCCGTCGCGCCCTCCCGGGACCCCGTGGCGCTCTTCATACCCGTGGCGCCCGTCGCGCCCTTTGGGCGCTCCGTTTCCCGGTCGTTGGCCTGGGCCGTGTTTTCCTGGCAGTAGTCTGGGCAGCGTTGCCGGTGGGCATTCGGCCGCCGGCCGGGGCCGGGTGGGGCGCGGCGGGCTTGGGGGACCGGAGGCGGGAGCCCGAGGATGCCGGGAGGCACGAGCCGTGCAGGGTGAGGCACAAGTCCCGCAGGGCACAGGGAGGGCACAGGGCACAAGGGGCGCAGGGTGGAGGGCCCGAGCTGCAGGCCGGAAGGGTGGGGGCCCTCCCGTACGGAGGCATGGGCTATACTGCCAGGAAGAGGTTTTCGTTCCGAACCGGACCTTGGAACGAAAGGAGGACAGGCTCTTGGCCGACGTCGACCCCGTGGTGCAGCCGGCAGGGCCGGTCCGGGCCCGGGCGGACGCCGCCCGGGCGGCGTCCGCGCCCCTGACCCCGGCGGACCCGGCCCCGGATCCGGAGGATCCGGCCCGGCGGGAGGCGGGCAGGCCCCGGCCCGCGGCGGGTGCGGTCCTGACCCCGGGGGAGGCTCCGCCGGTGGCGGGCACGGCCCGGGATTCCGCGGGCGCGGCCCCGGAGGGTGCTCCGGCCGCTCAGGTCCTCGAGGGCCCGGGCGGCCCCATCGAGGCGGTGCTGTTCGACCTGGACGGCACGCTCCTGGAACTGGACATGGACCGCTTCCTCCCGGTCTACCTGCAGCGGCTGGCGGCCTGGGTGGCGGATCTGTTCGACCCGGAAGACTTCCTGCGCCAGCTGGTGCGCGCCACCACCGCGGTGATGCAGAACCGGGACCGCTCGCAGCGCAATCAGGACCTGCTCTGGGAGGTGCTGTGGGCCGGGCTCGACCCGGCGCGCCATCCGGGGGCGCGGCCGGAACGGCGGGACGAGG
This is a stretch of genomic DNA from Thermaerobacter sp. PB12/4term. It encodes these proteins:
- a CDS encoding type II toxin-antitoxin system HicB family antitoxin, with the protein product MSKQIRIRYPFIVEQVEEEDGSVYWEAEVPDLPGCAAAGETLDELIETLAEMIDAWIESAKQRGQEIPEPSTVENYSGKVLLRMPPTLHRRLALMAKRNRISLNSQIVNALHYNIGRESAPRTYIHFESTPETTSSRPVYFRTKSITDYGHGGVIYSGRIRS
- a CDS encoding GNAT family N-acetyltransferase — translated: MAVNSMPSKPPQGTRVTVRPAEPRDFEAVTRLLEELGRPAVPPEAEAAAREVYLRHLHRPDTASLVAELDGRVVGFMSLEFRDRLNQLRPQAWIPDLIVTESARGLGIGKALLQRGMELARERNCWSITLESGHHRKVAHQLYRAVGMRDEGLFFRLHF
- a CDS encoding alanine--glyoxylate aminotransferase family protein, translated to MDPNLLAFARRLEERLVFTPGPTEVSPRVREAMALPVANSDLDPDFAALYRATCAGLQELLHTRSDVLILAGEGLLGLEAAIASLVEPGDRVLALANGLYGHGFADFARDYGAEVTVFEAPDRQPLDPDALRRFLRDQKPFKVATLVHCETPTGLTNPVDRILPVLHEHGILTVVDSVSAIAAEPLEVDAWHADVVLGGSQKALSAPPGLAFLSVSPAAWEAMARRRTPIRGVYLNLRLWKDLWLDKGEFPYTPSTSDVYALYAAVAAALEEGEAARLARHQRLARAIRAAGEAAGLELYPAPQAAARSVTAWLIPGALRPREQEIRRFMWEEHSVLMAGSWGDAAGRIWRAGHMGENARPEKGERFVRTLTATLRHFGWNPPGDPVEAYRAALAGEGGGESS
- a CDS encoding alpha/beta hydrolase encodes the protein MTTFDRLASRVFDLYERQQYRQALDLLDREGAAHPEQAWHIGYWRVCLLTRLSDGEAALTHLEQLLDQGLWIPVTWLRTDPDLAGLQGHPRFERAVAVCEQRQIEAQRMVVLRRVLLCPEGTALRPEDAALSQGSGSAPPGRSSAPVLIALHGNAENAARAAGCWRFVASRGWALLVPQSTQVMGPDAYHWDDLDRGAQDVLYHYRSMLDDAAAPGTSLDPERLVLAGFSRGAALALHLALSGVLPARGVIALAPHLRDWSYMEGLLEPSPRNPRLRAYFWAGSRDERAVRMIEDVTRWMEAAGLTVQVEIVQGDGHFYPPDLEARIGPLLATWR
- a CDS encoding acyl-CoA dehydrogenase family protein: MAGLDYYRVADLFSPEERLIQEEARRFLEAEAAPHIARWWEEGTFPRHLIPRFGELGFLGSNLPEEYGGAGAGNVAYGLIMYELERIDSGLRSFVSVQSSLVMYPIYRYGSEEQKREYLPRLARGEIVGCFGLTEPDGGSDPGSMKTRARKDGSSYVITGRKMWITNGNIADIAVIWARDDEGVIRGFIVPTDTPGFRAREIQHKMSLRASVTSELILDEVRVDAAQMLPEARGLGAALSCLTQARYGITWGAAGVIDAVFHEALEFARHRVTFGRPIAERQLVQAKLVEMVQAHTQALLMSWRLGKLKDEDKLTYAQVSLAKRSNVRAALQAARSAREILGGSGITLEYAAIRHMLNLETVDTYEGTYDIHTLIVGRDVTGLGAF
- a CDS encoding HAD family hydrolase, encoding MADVDPVVQPAGPVRARADAARAASAPLTPADPAPDPEDPARREAGRPRPAAGAVLTPGEAPPVAGTARDSAGAAPEGAPAAQVLEGPGGPIEAVLFDLDGTLLELDMDRFLPVYLQRLAAWVADLFDPEDFLRQLVRATTAVMQNRDRSQRNQDLLWEVLWAGLDPARHPGARPERRDEALARFEQFYREQFPQLQFMARRRPEAAAVVEAARARGWKVVLATSPIFPMVAIAERLRWAGLSADRFDLVTVLENMHSCKPQPDYYLEVARRIGVEPGRCLMVGNDLRDDIAPARVAGMAVYVVEGLVLHEGEPGAAGAPRGTLAQLLQLFVKNGANGNIFAKPETLHGNNAALE